In Synechocystis sp. PCC 6714, the following are encoded in one genomic region:
- a CDS encoding asparaginase has product MSRGKRPHTTPIEAHLLREGIIESQHWAEATVYDDRGRVLMLAGDSTSNAFIRSSLKPFQALAVTGTGTMERYGLTDKDLAIMCGSHQGTIEQARQVFNILWRADIEPQALQCPTPPAKESPLHHGCSGKHAGMLAVCQQQDWPLHSYLQQSSPIQKLILSKVADLLGMPGAELIAAHDDCGAPTYAMELGQMAHLYAMLASGQQLGLERVARAMTYYPYFVAGEGCFDTELMQQMEGELVSKSGAEGVQCVGRVGEGLGLAIKVKDGSKRAKYAVAIHLLQQMGWIPPQVAETLSEKFVRLGKYKRLEVIGELAML; this is encoded by the coding sequence ATGAGCAGAGGAAAACGTCCCCACACTACCCCCATCGAAGCCCATTTGCTGAGGGAAGGTATCATTGAGTCCCAACATTGGGCCGAAGCCACCGTGTACGACGACAGGGGCCGGGTTTTAATGCTGGCCGGCGACAGCACCAGTAATGCCTTTATTCGTTCTTCCCTGAAACCCTTTCAAGCCTTGGCTGTCACCGGTACCGGCACCATGGAACGCTATGGTCTTACTGACAAAGACTTAGCCATTATGTGTGGTTCCCACCAGGGCACCATTGAACAAGCTCGCCAGGTATTCAACATCCTTTGGCGGGCAGACATTGAACCACAAGCTCTGCAATGTCCCACTCCCCCAGCAAAAGAAAGCCCCCTACACCACGGTTGCTCCGGTAAACACGCCGGTATGCTAGCCGTTTGCCAGCAACAGGATTGGCCTCTCCACAGTTATTTGCAACAAAGTAGTCCCATCCAAAAACTAATTTTGTCCAAAGTGGCTGACCTTTTGGGGATGCCCGGCGCCGAATTAATCGCCGCCCACGATGATTGTGGTGCCCCCACCTACGCCATGGAGTTGGGGCAAATGGCACACTTGTATGCAATGCTCGCCTCAGGGCAACAATTGGGTCTGGAACGGGTGGCCCGGGCAATGACATATTATCCCTACTTTGTCGCTGGGGAAGGCTGTTTTGATACGGAGCTAATGCAACAGATGGAAGGGGAACTGGTGAGCAAATCCGGCGCCGAAGGGGTGCAATGTGTGGGCAGAGTGGGAGAAGGGCTGGGCCTAGCTATCAAAGTAAAAGACGGTTCCAAACGGGCTAAATACGCCGTAGCCATTCACCTGCTTCAACAAATGGGTTGGATTCCTCCCCAGGTGGCGGAAACCCTGTCGGAAAAATTTGTGCGGCTGGGCAAATATAAACGCCTAGAAG